One segment of Olsenella uli DSM 7084 DNA contains the following:
- a CDS encoding FAD-dependent oxidoreductase produces the protein MKLTINGREVKAEGGTSVLDAALDNGIFIPHLCKHPDLEAVGGCRLCVVEVDGDGEAVPACKTTVREGMSVDAESVVADKVRRMAMELILATHPADCTGCPKYGVCELQSMYQYMGVSPARWRCKIRSVPTDDSNPLITHMFTRCIRCGRCVRACRDLRGVGVLDYQRTESGIRIGIDGGVSLEEAGCRFCGACVEVCPTGSIVDALGLAKPERSSEDNVVPCRFGCPAHIEIPRYLRYIKQGEWEKATAVVRERVPFPETLGSICTHNCQGECKRNDLHGPLSICRLKRAAAVRDNGAWKSRVRHDPLTGKSVAVIGAGPAGLTAALYLAEKGHRVTVFEANQKAGGQLRYGIPAYRLPDEAIDREIDTILEVSQGTDPRPRIDLRLGERVVDPVSLRGDFDAVLVTVGTHQGIVLPMKGHGLKNVYVNTAFLKAAREGKPLPVEEGRVVVLGGGNVAYDCARTAVRLGAKSVDVACLEAEDRMTSTPEERKEAAEEGIVLHDAHAFNSIDESPEKPGFVGGMTIQKISRFYFDENHRAVTELVEGSELTLPADYVIFAVGQKPEDTPVMGLALTHGPYVVADGCLMTSVEGVFSAGDDVTGTKSVIAAIAQGREAASSIDRFLGGDGDISEELLDREEGEQRIGKAAPGFYDSPVLPQFVPASERKGALEPFECPFSESEAKREASRCLQCDLRLTLEKPRLWNEY, from the coding sequence GTGAAGCTGACTATCAACGGCCGGGAGGTCAAGGCCGAGGGGGGCACCTCCGTTCTGGATGCGGCCCTGGACAACGGCATCTTCATCCCGCACCTGTGCAAGCACCCCGACCTCGAGGCGGTGGGCGGCTGTCGTCTCTGCGTGGTCGAGGTCGACGGTGACGGCGAGGCTGTGCCGGCCTGCAAGACCACGGTGCGCGAGGGCATGTCCGTCGACGCCGAGAGCGTGGTGGCCGACAAGGTCCGTCGCATGGCGATGGAACTCATCCTCGCCACACATCCCGCCGACTGCACGGGCTGCCCCAAGTACGGTGTGTGCGAGCTGCAGTCCATGTACCAATACATGGGCGTCTCGCCCGCGCGCTGGCGCTGCAAGATCCGCTCCGTCCCGACGGACGACTCCAACCCGCTCATCACGCACATGTTCACCCGCTGCATCCGCTGCGGCCGCTGCGTGCGCGCCTGCCGCGACCTGCGCGGCGTGGGTGTCCTTGACTACCAGCGCACCGAGAGCGGCATCCGCATCGGCATCGACGGGGGCGTCTCTCTCGAGGAGGCGGGCTGCCGCTTCTGCGGGGCCTGCGTCGAGGTATGCCCGACCGGCTCGATTGTCGATGCCCTCGGCCTGGCGAAGCCCGAGCGCTCCAGCGAGGACAACGTCGTCCCCTGTCGTTTCGGCTGTCCTGCGCACATCGAGATCCCGCGCTACCTGCGCTACATCAAGCAGGGAGAGTGGGAGAAGGCCACGGCCGTCGTGCGCGAGAGGGTCCCCTTCCCCGAGACGCTGGGTTCCATCTGCACCCACAACTGCCAGGGCGAGTGCAAGCGCAACGACCTGCACGGACCGCTCTCCATCTGCCGCCTGAAGCGTGCGGCAGCAGTGCGCGACAACGGCGCCTGGAAGAGCCGCGTGCGCCACGATCCCCTCACGGGCAAGTCGGTTGCCGTCATCGGCGCAGGCCCCGCAGGCCTCACCGCCGCACTCTACCTCGCCGAGAAGGGCCATCGCGTCACCGTGTTCGAGGCCAATCAGAAGGCCGGCGGCCAGCTGCGCTATGGCATTCCGGCCTACCGCCTGCCCGACGAGGCCATCGACAGAGAGATCGATACGATCCTCGAGGTCTCCCAGGGCACAGACCCTCGGCCGCGCATCGACCTCAGGCTGGGCGAGCGCGTTGTTGACCCCGTCTCGCTCAGGGGCGACTTCGACGCCGTCCTCGTCACGGTGGGGACCCACCAGGGTATCGTGCTTCCCATGAAGGGACATGGCCTCAAGAACGTCTACGTTAATACCGCCTTCCTGAAGGCCGCTCGCGAAGGCAAACCCCTTCCCGTCGAGGAGGGCCGCGTCGTCGTCCTCGGTGGGGGCAACGTCGCCTATGACTGCGCACGCACGGCGGTTCGCCTGGGCGCCAAGAGCGTCGACGTGGCGTGCCTCGAGGCCGAGGACAGGATGACCTCCACCCCCGAGGAGCGCAAGGAGGCGGCCGAGGAGGGTATCGTCCTGCATGACGCCCACGCCTTCAACTCCATCGACGAGTCCCCCGAGAAGCCGGGATTCGTGGGAGGAATGACTATCCAGAAGATCTCCCGCTTCTACTTCGACGAGAACCACCGCGCCGTGACCGAGCTCGTGGAGGGCTCCGAGCTCACGCTCCCGGCAGACTACGTCATCTTCGCCGTGGGCCAGAAGCCCGAGGATACGCCGGTCATGGGCCTCGCGCTCACACACGGTCCCTACGTCGTCGCGGACGGTTGCCTCATGACCTCCGTCGAGGGCGTCTTCTCCGCTGGCGATGACGTCACCGGTACCAAGTCCGTGATCGCCGCCATCGCCCAGGGCCGCGAGGCCGCCAGCTCCATCGACCGCTTCCTGGGAGGCGACGGCGACATCAGCGAGGAACTGCTGGACCGCGAGGAGGGCGAACAGCGTATCGGCAAGGCCGCCCCCGGCTTCTATGACAGCCCGGTCCTTCCCCAGTTCGTTCCGGCATCCGAGCGCAAGGGCGCCCTCGAGCCGTTCGAGTGCCCGTTCAGCGAGTCCGAGGCCAAGCGCGAGGCGAGCCGCTGCCTGCAGTGCGACCTGCGCCTGACCCTCGAGAAGCCGCGTCTCTGGAACGAATACTAG
- a CDS encoding FAD-dependent oxidoreductase, which translates to MAKQLECDVVVVAAGLSGLAASIAAAEGGASVITLEKASNTGGAANMGMGPCAAGSPVQRASMIEVTPGELFRRHMFYTHYQVDPRLVRAYYFKSGDTISWLQDMGVVFNSVRPAFRARERTRAYADGEYTWHVVQPEDGSEPGPRAATTMTKRMTERAQELGVEFLFETPGKSLVVDGGGAVVGVRAADKDGGEVEVSCKAVIVATGGFGANAKMIQEKIGLDWGKNLYSFAVPGMDGDGYNMCHAVGAGRTPVTMEMMYQLPDNMNHFYVEGAFRQPTYWCDRNGERFMPEDDIFNTTFVGNAINHLPGKVGFALFDSRMLKNWKKNGPDIVSHVHPHDLYEHFEEQFEQDLDTYVDGNGDHVIARADTLEELAEKIGIDPEGLSKNVEAYNEMCHAGYDELFEKERQFMQPLESGPFYACRQYMGAYGTLGGVLVNDRMEVMNDEYKVIPGLYCVGTDACTIYGDSYNYSIPGNTMGFCLNSGRIAGENASMAAFDYADGDEEEWD; encoded by the coding sequence ATGGCAAAGCAGCTTGAGTGCGACGTCGTCGTCGTTGCCGCGGGCCTCTCGGGCCTGGCGGCCTCCATCGCGGCGGCCGAGGGCGGCGCGAGCGTCATCACGCTGGAGAAGGCCTCCAACACCGGCGGCGCCGCCAACATGGGCATGGGCCCCTGTGCGGCCGGCTCGCCCGTGCAGCGCGCGTCCATGATCGAGGTCACGCCCGGCGAGCTCTTCCGCCGCCACATGTTCTATACGCACTATCAGGTCGATCCCCGCTTGGTGCGCGCATACTACTTCAAGAGCGGCGACACCATCTCATGGCTGCAGGACATGGGCGTCGTCTTCAACTCCGTGCGCCCGGCGTTCCGCGCCCGCGAGCGCACCCGCGCCTACGCCGACGGCGAATACACCTGGCATGTCGTCCAGCCCGAGGACGGCTCCGAGCCGGGCCCGCGCGCCGCGACCACGATGACCAAGCGCATGACCGAGCGCGCCCAGGAGCTCGGCGTCGAGTTCCTGTTCGAGACCCCCGGCAAGAGCCTCGTCGTCGACGGCGGGGGTGCCGTCGTAGGAGTGCGCGCCGCCGACAAGGACGGCGGGGAGGTCGAGGTCTCCTGCAAGGCGGTCATCGTCGCCACCGGCGGCTTCGGCGCCAACGCCAAGATGATCCAGGAGAAGATCGGCCTCGACTGGGGTAAGAACCTCTACTCCTTCGCCGTGCCCGGCATGGACGGCGACGGTTACAACATGTGCCACGCCGTCGGCGCCGGCCGCACGCCCGTCACCATGGAGATGATGTACCAGCTTCCTGACAACATGAACCACTTCTACGTCGAGGGCGCCTTCCGCCAGCCCACCTATTGGTGCGACCGCAACGGCGAGCGCTTCATGCCCGAGGACGACATCTTCAACACCACCTTCGTCGGCAACGCCATCAACCACCTGCCGGGTAAGGTGGGCTTCGCCCTCTTCGACTCCAGGATGCTCAAGAACTGGAAGAAGAACGGGCCTGACATCGTCTCTCACGTCCACCCGCACGACCTCTACGAGCACTTCGAGGAGCAGTTCGAGCAGGATCTCGACACCTATGTCGACGGCAACGGCGACCATGTCATCGCCCGCGCCGACACGCTCGAGGAGCTCGCCGAGAAGATCGGTATCGACCCCGAGGGCCTGTCCAAGAACGTCGAGGCCTACAACGAGATGTGCCACGCAGGCTACGATGAGCTCTTCGAGAAGGAGCGCCAGTTCATGCAGCCGCTCGAGAGCGGCCCGTTCTACGCCTGCCGCCAGTACATGGGCGCCTACGGCACCCTGGGCGGCGTGCTGGTCAACGACCGCATGGAGGTCATGAACGACGAGTACAAGGTCATTCCGGGCCTCTACTGCGTCGGCACCGACGCCTGCACCATCTACGGTGACTCCTACAACTACTCCATCCCCGGCAACACCATGGGCTTCTGCCTCAACTCCGGTCGCATCGCAGGCGAGAACGCCTCCATGGCAGCGTTCGATTACGCGGATGGAGACGAGGAGGAGTGGGACTAG